A window of the Budorcas taxicolor isolate Tak-1 chromosome 10, Takin1.1, whole genome shotgun sequence genome harbors these coding sequences:
- the TIPIN gene encoding TIMELESS-interacting protein, with protein sequence MLEPQENGLVDLPDYERIEDETFPPFPPPASPEREDGEGAEPEEESGRGAPVPVPPKRTVKRNIPKLNAERLISERGLPALRHVFEKAKFKGKGHEAEDLKTLIRHMEHWAHRLFPKLQFEDFIDRVEYLGNKKEVQTCLKRIRLDLPIVHEDFVSNNDEVEENNGHDVTATELDPFLTNSYGSVEFASESSRSLTEEQQQRIERNKQLALERRQAKLLSNSQSLGNDLSVSTPSTHTPEEGSAGAAQKEEGSNGFNKDLDSPHNAGAASAVKEEELKGEKTQLDQSC encoded by the exons ATGCTAGAACCACAGGAGAATGGCTTGGTTGACCTACCAGATTATGAGCGTATAGAAGATGAAACTTTTCCTCCGttcccacctccagcctctcCAGAGAGGGAAGATGGTGAAGGCGCTGAACCTGAAGAAG AGTCAGGGAGAGGAGCGCCTGTTCCAGTACCTCCGAAGAGAACAGTTAAAAGGAATATACCCAAGCTGAATGCTGAGAG ATTAATTTCAGAGAGAGGACTCCCAGCATTAAGGCATGTGTTTGAGAAGGCAAAATTCAAAGGTAAAGGTCATGAG GCTGAGGACTTGAAGACACTAATCAGACACATGGAGCACTGGGCACACAGGCTATTCCCTAAACTGCAGTTTGAAGATTTTATTGACAGAGTTGAATATCTGGGAAATAAAAAGGAAGTTCAG aCCTGTTTAAAACGAATTCGACTTGATCTCCCTATTGTACATGAAGATTTTGTAAGCAATAATG ATGAAGTAGAGGAAAATAATGGCCACGATGTAACTGCTACCGAATTAGATCCCTTTCTGACAAACTCATACGGAAGTGTAGAGTTTGCTTCTGAGTCCAGTAGAAGCCTaacagaagaacaacaacaaagaattgaGAGAAATAAACAACTGGCCTTGGAAAGAAGACAGGCAAAGCTACTGAGTAACAGTCAGTCCCTaggaaatg ACTTGTCAGTGAGcacacccagcacacacacacctgaagaGGGCAGTGCAGGTGCGGCGCAAAAGGAGGAAGGATCAAATGgatttaacaaagacctagacaGTCCACATAATGCTGGTGCTGCCAGTGCTGTGAAAGAAGAGGAGTTAAAAGGCGAGAAAACGCAGCTGGACCAATCCTGTTAA